One segment of Longimicrobiales bacterium DNA contains the following:
- a CDS encoding 4'-phosphopantetheinyl transferase superfamily protein — MHVWLVRVPSAEEAAPLSAGDSAEAGSHWPHGAASLSHDEVDRARTLVEPARSRFVVTRNALRSRLAGYLGCAPAHVGFDYGDMGKPHLRSEEWLHFSVAHAGDLALLAFAREAPVGVDVERLRRVPRQERIARRVLAPASAEALERIPHEERDRAFIWAWTQREAYVKAIGSGLLRSPDPLPFVWPPRPHESAGWQVAPLPSPDGYYACLVVHGGPRRIRLLQAP; from the coding sequence CACGTCTGGCTCGTGCGCGTACCCTCTGCAGAGGAGGCCGCACCCCTCTCTGCAGGGGACAGTGCGGAGGCCGGATCGCACTGGCCGCACGGGGCGGCATCGCTCTCGCACGACGAGGTCGACCGGGCGCGGACGCTCGTGGAGCCGGCGCGCTCGCGCTTCGTCGTGACGCGCAATGCACTGCGCTCACGACTGGCTGGCTACCTCGGCTGCGCACCTGCCCACGTCGGTTTCGACTATGGGGACATGGGAAAGCCGCATCTGCGCAGCGAGGAGTGGCTGCACTTCAGCGTGGCGCACGCCGGTGATCTCGCGCTGCTCGCCTTTGCCCGGGAGGCCCCCGTCGGCGTGGACGTCGAACGACTGCGACGTGTGCCGAGGCAGGAGCGCATCGCCCGTCGCGTGCTGGCGCCGGCATCGGCCGAGGCGCTCGAACGCATTCCGCACGAGGAGCGCGACAGGGCGTTCATCTGGGCATGGACGCAGCGTGAGGCATACGTGAAGGCGATCGGCAGCGGGCTGCTGCGCTCTCCCGATCCGCTCCCCTTCGTGTGGCCGCCGCGCCCTCACGAGAGCGCGGGATGGCAGGTAGCGCCACTGCCGAGTCCGGACGGCTATTACGCCTGTCTCGTGGTGCACGGCGGGCCACGCAGGATACGACTGCTGCAGGCGCCGTAG